A region of the Clostridium estertheticum subsp. estertheticum genome:
GGAGACCAATATCAATGTTAAAAGCAGTAATAAGCGATGTAGAAAGTTTAATCAATCAAGAAAAATAATCATGTTTGGAAAAAACAATATATTAACTATGCTAAGTACAATTCACATTATATAGGGAGTGCTGAAAATGAAATATTCTAAACAAAGTATAGAAGCTATAGAAAATACATTAAAAAAATTAGATACTAATCATGATAGACAATTAGTTGATTTATTAAATGAATATAATAATAAATTATGTACTGGAGATAATTATAGACCTTTAGTAAGTAATTTAGCAGAGAAAATTTCTTTTTATATTTTAAAAAATGATTTAAAAGTCCCTAATGAAGTTCGTGAATTAATAGTAACTCTAAGGTCATTACAATCTAAAGTTAATTTGCTTTCTTATATATTTTCTTTAGGTAAATAGTACGCTCATTTGTTTTACCCAATGGGATAGATCATATTTTTCATATATGCCTATACAATGCCTTCCATCTAATTAATATAGTTTGGGTGATATAGATAACGATGGATTACTTGAAGAAATATAAGCTCAAAGAGAACAATAACCTCAGAGGTTATTGTCACAACCTCTGAGGTTATAACAGAAACTGGAAGTTCCTGCATGTCGTCTTTTATTTTTTAACTGGTTCAAGACTTGCTTGAAAATGTCTAAGAACAGAAGGCTCCCATGTAATTTTGTAACCCGTTATTTCACTTGACCTTGCTTTAATTGCAATCAAAGCATCTGCCATAATATCAATATGTGATTGAGTATAAACACGACGTGGAATTGCTAGACGCGTAAACTCAAATTCTGATTTTAATTGTTTTCCTGTATCAGGGTCATTTCCTAACATATAAGATCCAATATCACATGCACGAATTCCAGCTTCGATGTAAAGCTCAACTCCAAGAGCTTGCCCTGGGAATTCATAGTACGGAATTTGGGGTAGCAATGCCTTTGCATCTACAAACACACCATGGCCGCCTACTGGTGACTGGTATGTAATACCTGCCTCATCAAGTCTTCCTGCAAGATACTCCATTTGTCCATTACGATATTTTAGGTACTCTTCATCAAGTCCTTCATAAAGACCAATTGCTAAACTCTCAAGATCACGACCTGAAAGACCACCATAAGTAATAAAACCCTCAAATAAAATTGTGCGTGCTTTGCAAAGTTGGAATAATTCTCTATCATCTTTAATGCCGATTAACCCACCCATGTTGACAATTGTGTCTTTCTTAGCACTCATTGTAAACATATCTGCATAACTAAACATTTCTTTTACAATCTCTTTAATTGATTTAGTTGCATATCCTTTTTCTCTTAATTTTACAAAGTAAGCATTTTCAGCATAACGTGCAGCGTCGATGCATAACTTAATACCATATTTTTTACAAACATTTGATGTTTCTCTTACATTTTCTACAGATACTGGCTGACCACCCGCTGAATTGTTTGTAACTGTCATAACAACAAGACCAATCTTATCAGCACCGTACTCTTTAATTAGGGATTCTAATTTTTCAACATTCATATTTCCTTTGAAAGGTGCTCTTTTAGCTGGATCTTTAGCTACATCAACAACACAATCAATCGCTCTTGCACCTGTTGCTTCTACGTGTGCTCTTGTTGTATCAAAGAACGTATTAGAGATAGAGTATTTACCCTTTTCTAATAATAATCCAAACATAACCTTCTCTGCTGCACGGCCTTGATGAACTGGCTGAATAAATTTATATCCAAAAATGTCTTGTCCTGCTTCTACAAGTTTATAGTAACTTGATGAACCAGCATAGGCTTCGTCACCTCTCATGACACCAGCCCATTGTTCTGCACTCATTGCATTAGTTCCACTATCTGTTAATAAATCAATATAAACATCTTCACCCCTAAGGTTAAACATATTGTATTTTGCTTCAGCAATTTTTTGTTTTCTTTCCTCTCGTGTAAGCATCCTAATAGTCTCTACCATCTTGATTCTA
Encoded here:
- a CDS encoding bacteriocin immunity protein produces the protein MKYSKQSIEAIENTLKKLDTNHDRQLVDLLNEYNNKLCTGDNYRPLVSNLAEKISFYILKNDLKVPNEVRELIVTLRSLQSKVNLLSYIFSLGK
- a CDS encoding tryptophanase, producing the protein MSAKYIPEPFRIKMVETIRMLTREERKQKIAEAKYNMFNLRGEDVYIDLLTDSGTNAMSAEQWAGVMRGDEAYAGSSSYYKLVEAGQDIFGYKFIQPVHQGRAAEKVMFGLLLEKGKYSISNTFFDTTRAHVEATGARAIDCVVDVAKDPAKRAPFKGNMNVEKLESLIKEYGADKIGLVVMTVTNNSAGGQPVSVENVRETSNVCKKYGIKLCIDAARYAENAYFVKLREKGYATKSIKEIVKEMFSYADMFTMSAKKDTIVNMGGLIGIKDDRELFQLCKARTILFEGFITYGGLSGRDLESLAIGLYEGLDEEYLKYRNGQMEYLAGRLDEAGITYQSPVGGHGVFVDAKALLPQIPYYEFPGQALGVELYIEAGIRACDIGSYMLGNDPDTGKQLKSEFEFTRLAIPRRVYTQSHIDIMADALIAIKARSSEITGYKITWEPSVLRHFQASLEPVKK